One Deinococcus reticulitermitis genomic region harbors:
- a CDS encoding ABC transporter ATP-binding protein, which translates to MTVSAPQAALSHEHRSPVALSLRGITKRFPLVLANDNISMEVKWGSVHALCGENGAGKSTLVKIVYGAQPPTSGEIVVDGQTVSFSSPADAIAQGIGMVFQHFQLVDTLTVTENVILGAEPTQGTSINYGAARRRVAELIAQFGFALNPDALVGELPVGLQQKVEILKTLYRGARILILDEPTAVLTPSETDELFDFLKGQYAASGNAVIFISHKLHEVLHISDTISVIRDGKMIGTIPAEGATTETLARMMVGREVTLKVDKTPAQPRDVALDIQNLVVKGEHGNAVDGVSFQVRAGEIVGIAGVEGNGQSQLVEAITGLAPYHGRITYLGREARGVREVEASGLSHIPEDRNERGLVLEMSTAENYILGEQDRAPFAGPFGLLRLDVIEKNARDLSERYDVRPRSTALPAGSYSGGNAQKLIVAREMRKEPKILIASQPTRGVDIGAIEFIHARIVEARDQGLAVLLISADLGEVMNLADRILVMYEGKIAGEVDAAQATETGLGMMMTGSGAAH; encoded by the coding sequence ATGACCGTCTCTGCTCCCCAAGCGGCCCTGTCCCACGAGCATCGCTCGCCGGTGGCCCTGTCGCTGCGCGGTATCACCAAGCGATTCCCGCTCGTGCTCGCCAACGACAATATTTCTATGGAGGTGAAGTGGGGCAGCGTCCACGCGCTGTGCGGCGAGAACGGCGCGGGCAAAAGCACGCTCGTCAAGATCGTCTACGGCGCCCAGCCCCCGACGAGCGGCGAGATCGTCGTGGACGGCCAGACCGTGAGCTTCTCCAGCCCCGCCGACGCGATTGCCCAGGGCATCGGCATGGTGTTTCAGCACTTCCAGCTCGTGGACACCCTCACCGTCACCGAGAACGTGATTCTGGGCGCCGAGCCGACGCAGGGCACCTCGATCAACTATGGCGCGGCGCGGCGGCGGGTGGCCGAGCTGATCGCGCAGTTCGGCTTCGCGCTCAATCCCGACGCCCTCGTCGGCGAGCTGCCGGTGGGCCTCCAGCAGAAAGTCGAGATCCTCAAGACGCTCTACCGGGGCGCGCGCATCCTGATTCTCGACGAGCCGACGGCGGTGCTGACCCCGAGTGAGACCGACGAACTCTTCGACTTTCTCAAGGGGCAGTACGCGGCGAGCGGCAACGCCGTGATCTTTATCTCGCACAAGCTGCACGAGGTGCTGCACATCTCCGACACCATCTCCGTCATCCGCGACGGCAAGATGATCGGCACGATTCCCGCCGAGGGCGCCACCACCGAGACCCTCGCCCGCATGATGGTGGGGCGCGAGGTGACGCTCAAGGTGGACAAGACCCCCGCCCAGCCGCGCGACGTGGCGCTCGATATCCAGAACCTCGTGGTGAAGGGCGAGCACGGCAACGCGGTGGACGGCGTGAGCTTCCAGGTCCGCGCCGGGGAGATCGTGGGGATCGCGGGCGTCGAGGGCAACGGTCAGAGCCAGCTCGTCGAGGCGATTACCGGGCTCGCGCCGTATCACGGCCGCATCACGTATCTGGGCCGGGAGGCGCGCGGGGTGCGCGAGGTCGAGGCCTCGGGCCTGTCGCACATTCCTGAAGACCGCAACGAGCGCGGGCTGGTGCTCGAGATGAGCACGGCGGAAAACTATATCCTCGGCGAGCAGGACCGCGCCCCTTTTGCCGGTCCGTTCGGACTGCTGAGGCTCGACGTGATCGAGAAAAACGCCCGCGACCTCTCCGAGCGCTACGATGTGCGGCCGCGCTCGACGGCGCTGCCCGCCGGGTCTTACTCGGGCGGCAACGCGCAGAAGCTGATCGTGGCGCGCGAGATGCGCAAGGAACCCAAGATCCTGATCGCTTCGCAGCCCACGCGCGGGGTGGACATCGGCGCCATCGAGTTCATCCACGCCCGCATCGTGGAGGCGCGCGACCAGGGCCTCGCGGTGCTGCTGATCTCGGCGGACCTCGGCGAAGTCATGAACCTCGCTGACCGCATCCTCGTGATGTACGAGGGCAAGATTGCTGGCGAAGTGGACGCTGCTCAGGCCACCGAGACCGGTCTCGGGATGATGATGACGGGGAGCGGCGCGGCCCACTGA
- a CDS encoding phosphatase PAP2 family protein, with the protein MDPFWLAITNLGRDEVFIVALTLYTLLVSPRGGRDLGVAFALSYLVNTALKYGLNLPRPFTADPALASEAARATAGGPGLPSGHTQMSTVLWGGIAAQLRRRAFTLFAVVLITLITLSRLVLNVHFPSDVIVGLLLGVTFALLGVRGRFDNLGAGRWLIPLAVLGLCLVLPASTPREYSAGLGLLAGYWAGRPEFAPPRDLTGRVIVGVGGLALVFAVFLGLGALTAGLGDAPILRALRYAAVVLAALHLVPGLLRRWLPSAPAAHALERAPA; encoded by the coding sequence ATGGACCCTTTCTGGCTGGCGATCACCAACCTGGGCCGCGACGAGGTGTTTATCGTCGCCCTGACGCTCTACACCCTGCTCGTCAGTCCGCGCGGCGGGCGTGACCTCGGGGTGGCCTTCGCGCTGAGTTACCTCGTGAACACGGCGCTGAAATACGGGCTGAACCTGCCGCGCCCCTTCACCGCCGACCCCGCGCTCGCGTCCGAGGCGGCGCGGGCGACGGCGGGCGGCCCCGGGCTGCCGAGCGGCCACACCCAGATGAGCACGGTGCTCTGGGGCGGGATCGCCGCGCAACTGCGCCGGCGCGCCTTCACGCTGTTCGCGGTGGTCCTGATCACGTTGATTACCCTGTCGCGGCTCGTGCTGAACGTGCATTTTCCGTCGGACGTGATCGTGGGGTTGCTGCTCGGCGTGACCTTTGCGCTGCTCGGCGTGCGCGGACGCTTCGACAACCTGGGGGCCGGGCGCTGGTTGATTCCGCTCGCGGTGCTCGGGCTGTGCCTCGTCCTCCCGGCGAGCACGCCGCGTGAATACTCTGCCGGGCTCGGACTGCTCGCGGGGTACTGGGCGGGGCGTCCGGAATTTGCGCCGCCGCGCGACCTGACCGGGCGCGTGATCGTGGGGGTGGGGGGACTCGCGCTGGTGTTCGCCGTCTTCCTGGGGCTCGGAGCGCTCACGGCGGGCCTCGGCGACGCGCCGATCCTGCGGGCGCTGCGCTACGCGGCGGTCGTGCTCGCGGCGCTGCACCTCGTTCCTGGGCTGCTGCGGCGCTGGCTGCCGAGCGCTCCCGCCGCCCACGCCCTGGAGCGCGCGCCGGCCTGA
- the sdhC gene encoding succinate dehydrogenase, cytochrome b556 subunit, with the protein MYKGREGQWAFYLHRLSGLAILFYLMLHVFSIGSFILGEKFYMTIHHTYDLWPFRVGLIFVTAGVVYHALNGLRIIAMDFAGAGVAYQRQMWYVVLLLTAAATAYTAWVNIPRILGGY; encoded by the coding sequence ATGTACAAAGGGAGAGAAGGACAGTGGGCGTTTTACCTGCACCGCTTATCCGGACTGGCGATCTTGTTCTACCTGATGCTGCACGTCTTCAGCATCGGATCGTTCATTCTGGGCGAGAAGTTCTACATGACCATCCACCACACCTATGACCTGTGGCCTTTCCGGGTTGGGCTGATCTTCGTGACGGCGGGCGTGGTGTATCACGCGCTCAACGGGCTGCGCATCATCGCGATGGACTTCGCGGGAGCCGGCGTGGCGTACCAGCGTCAGATGTGGTACGTCGTGCTGCTTTTGACGGCGGCGGCCACCGCCTACACCGCCTGGGTCAACATCCCGCGCATCCTGGGAGGCTACTGA
- a CDS encoding succinate dehydrogenase hydrophobic membrane anchor subunit has translation MIRARTYTDAKQQSHSNAELNWWIFMRISGLVLTFLVLGHIYMTFIQVSESDATYLAVVSKLSNPAWKFYDWLILSLALLHGANGARYSIEDYVRSRPDRAWIKGTFYTVIALLFTFGTVGLFSI, from the coding sequence ATGATTCGCGCCCGGACCTACACCGACGCCAAGCAGCAGTCGCACTCCAATGCTGAGCTGAACTGGTGGATTTTCATGCGGATCAGCGGGCTGGTCCTGACCTTCCTGGTGCTCGGGCACATCTACATGACCTTTATTCAGGTCAGCGAGTCCGACGCCACCTACCTCGCGGTGGTCAGCAAGCTCAGCAACCCGGCCTGGAAGTTCTACGACTGGCTGATTCTTTCTCTCGCCCTGCTGCACGGAGCCAACGGCGCGCGCTACTCGATTGAGGATTACGTGCGCTCTCGCCCGGACCGCGCCTGGATCAAGGGCACCTTCTACACGGTCATCGCGCTGCTGTTTACTTTCGGCACCGTCGGGCTGTTCTCGATCTGA
- the sdhA gene encoding succinate dehydrogenase flavoprotein subunit produces the protein MHHRYDVIVVGAGGAGLMAALYAAKGGASVACISKLYPTRSHTGAAQGGIGAALGNVQEDHWEWHMFDTVKGGDYLTDQDAAEVFAKDIIEVVYELEHMGLPFSRTPEGRIAQRKFGGHTRDFGKAAVERSCYAKDRTGHMILQTLYQQNVKAGTLFFNEFHVTDLLIENGRCRGVVAYDLATGELHTYHAKAVILAAGGYGRAFKITSNALTLTGDLMSIYYRKGLPLEDMEFYQFHPTGLAKLGILVTEGIRGEGGILRNADGERFMERYAPTIKDLAPRDIVSRSIITEIREGRGVGKDKDAVHIDLTHLPREVIEGKLAEITDLARTYLGQDPVKDLVAIQPTAHYAMGGIPTDLNGLCLSDGNGGSIEGLYAAGEQACVSLHGANRLGTNSLGDLVVFGRRAGIYAAQYAQQVDFAEMVDDPEAESRAMLDSLKNASGKENAAAIRKELQETMMDNVGIFRNGPDMARQVEIIKELQARFKNVGVSDTNARYNSELVEAMEVGFLLDCAEAMASSAVNRTESRGAHDREDYRERDDKNWLKHTMAYRDMNKPGNVIIGYKDVALKGFTRAFEPKARVY, from the coding sequence ATGCATCACCGTTATGACGTCATCGTCGTGGGCGCGGGCGGCGCAGGCCTGATGGCAGCCCTGTACGCGGCCAAGGGCGGCGCGTCGGTCGCCTGCATCTCCAAGCTCTACCCGACGCGCTCGCACACCGGCGCGGCGCAGGGCGGGATCGGCGCCGCGCTCGGCAACGTTCAGGAAGACCATTGGGAATGGCATATGTTCGACACCGTCAAGGGCGGCGACTACCTGACCGATCAGGACGCCGCCGAGGTGTTTGCCAAAGACATCATCGAGGTGGTCTACGAGCTTGAGCACATGGGCCTGCCCTTCTCGCGCACCCCCGAGGGCCGCATTGCCCAGCGCAAGTTCGGCGGCCACACCCGCGACTTCGGCAAGGCCGCCGTCGAGCGCAGCTGTTACGCCAAGGACCGCACCGGCCACATGATCCTCCAGACGCTCTACCAGCAGAACGTCAAGGCCGGCACGCTGTTTTTCAACGAGTTCCACGTCACCGACCTCCTGATCGAGAACGGGCGCTGCCGGGGCGTAGTGGCCTACGACCTCGCGACCGGCGAGCTGCACACCTACCACGCCAAGGCCGTGATCCTGGCGGCGGGCGGCTACGGACGGGCGTTCAAGATCACGTCCAACGCGCTCACCCTGACCGGCGACCTGATGAGCATCTACTACCGCAAGGGGCTGCCGCTCGAGGACATGGAGTTCTACCAGTTCCACCCGACCGGGCTCGCCAAGCTCGGGATCCTGGTGACGGAAGGCATTCGCGGGGAAGGCGGCATCCTGCGCAACGCCGACGGCGAGCGTTTCATGGAGCGCTACGCGCCCACCATCAAAGACCTCGCGCCGCGCGACATCGTCTCGCGCTCGATCATCACCGAGATCCGCGAGGGCCGGGGCGTCGGCAAGGACAAGGACGCCGTCCACATCGACCTGACCCACCTGCCGCGCGAGGTGATCGAGGGCAAGCTCGCCGAGATTACTGACCTCGCGCGCACCTACCTCGGCCAGGACCCGGTCAAGGATCTCGTAGCGATTCAGCCGACCGCGCACTACGCGATGGGCGGCATTCCCACCGACCTCAACGGCTTGTGCCTCTCGGACGGCAACGGCGGCTCGATCGAGGGCCTGTACGCGGCGGGCGAGCAAGCGTGCGTCAGCTTGCACGGCGCCAACCGCCTCGGCACCAACTCGCTCGGCGACCTCGTGGTGTTCGGGCGCCGCGCGGGCATCTACGCCGCGCAGTACGCGCAGCAGGTGGACTTTGCCGAGATGGTGGATGACCCCGAGGCCGAGAGCCGCGCGATGCTGGACAGCCTGAAGAATGCGAGCGGCAAGGAAAACGCCGCCGCGATCCGCAAGGAACTTCAGGAAACGATGATGGACAACGTCGGGATCTTCCGCAACGGCCCCGACATGGCGCGGCAGGTCGAGATCATCAAGGAGCTTCAGGCCCGCTTCAAAAATGTGGGCGTGTCGGATACCAACGCGCGCTACAACTCCGAACTTGTCGAGGCGATGGAGGTCGGCTTCCTGCTCGACTGCGCCGAGGCGATGGCAAGCAGCGCGGTGAACCGCACCGAGTCGCGCGGCGCGCACGACCGCGAGGATTACCGCGAGCGCGACGACAAGAACTGGCTCAAGCACACGATGGCGTACCGCGACATGAACAAGCCGGGCAACGTGATCATCGGCTACAAGGACGTGGCCCTCAAGGGCTTTACCCGCGCCTTTGAGCCCAAGGCCCGCGTGTACTGA
- a CDS encoding succinate dehydrogenase iron-sulfur subunit: MTQTTVPSTPAPSSAAMAAAPTAEMMQLKVKILRFDPEKDKKGRWVTYDLEAQPGDRVVDLLNEIKWYQEPSLTFRRSCQHGICGSDAMLINGRNRLACKTLVRDVAKSNGSTITVEPIRGLKVERDLLVDMEPFFDAYKAIMPYFINEDPAPAGERLQSEEQAERMAHSSNCILCACCTTSCPIFWVNGSYLGPAAIVQAHRFIFDSRDQATQQRLNIMNQNTGVWRCRTAYNCTEACPREIPITQIIEEVKRAVMYQQS; this comes from the coding sequence ATGACCCAGACCACCGTACCCAGCACCCCGGCGCCCAGCAGCGCGGCGATGGCCGCAGCGCCGACCGCCGAGATGATGCAGCTCAAGGTCAAGATCCTGCGCTTCGACCCCGAGAAAGACAAGAAGGGCCGCTGGGTCACCTACGACCTCGAGGCGCAGCCCGGCGACCGCGTTGTAGACCTCCTCAACGAGATCAAGTGGTATCAGGAGCCCAGCCTGACCTTCCGGCGCTCGTGCCAGCACGGAATCTGCGGCTCGGACGCGATGCTGATCAACGGGCGCAACCGCCTGGCGTGCAAGACGCTCGTGCGCGACGTCGCCAAGAGCAACGGCAGCACCATCACCGTCGAGCCGATTCGCGGCTTGAAGGTCGAGCGCGACCTGCTCGTCGACATGGAGCCCTTTTTCGACGCCTACAAGGCGATCATGCCTTACTTCATCAACGAGGACCCGGCGCCGGCGGGTGAGCGGCTCCAGAGCGAGGAGCAGGCCGAGCGCATGGCACACTCCTCGAACTGCATCCTGTGCGCGTGCTGCACGACCTCGTGCCCGATCTTCTGGGTGAACGGCTCGTACCTCGGCCCAGCGGCGATCGTGCAGGCCCACCGCTTTATCTTCGACAGCCGCGACCAGGCCACGCAGCAGCGCCTCAACATCATGAACCAGAACACCGGCGTCTGGCGCTGCCGCACCGCCTACAACTGCACCGAAGCCTGCCCGCGCGAAATCCCGATCACCCAGATCATCGAGGAAGTCAAGCGCGCGGTGATGTACCAGCAGTCGTAA
- a CDS encoding tetratricopeptide repeat protein encodes MDWKAALRHLRTSLPPGAGGSGVQRGSLRWLEAELGRRGGNPAALRNIVYRDVGTVADKEKLAAILRDLAAEAGVTGLDLAPDPPPPAPLPAELELLGRAKKRVYKQFLAGVRAGRAPRLVVAGRAGAGKTVLLDHLAAALGQAGVRVRQLNLSGDLLAPLPASAARDRSFAVLAARQGEALKKALGAPAPPGALLVRVTEGLHFAGDPPRLPDGTPVTAAAWAGEVLLRQLPPGVSVLIALEDPAGWPAGAGEITELRPPTLTEARAYLMAKLGVSRAVADELARETGRHLDRLALLGGGGGDAARLLSDPDVRRLALALAVLMLGEGAAWPRPQALGARGTATPDPPVLPGGALAAALGEPVAALRLHARSLLTAVEADEGRAERCWRPSPSLWLAASRLPAGEVEGAARRFVGRCGPHPAPDVQPHLLAALVTLGDWGALVRRIQDAPDAARFLPPLWPRVRDGAGSPEREWLARAVVTHHTGRGDYHEPAARDALFTLLGSPHDAVRAWARVKLAESSVDAGSFEAATEQLARAELPELLRREPGEPWALAAQSDGLLVEAALARWQGDMDSATRAVSDPRTVQSGPRARLWRGLIAKDAGDWAAALEHLGAVPESSPLLSARARYQEGDMRLRLGQPQAALTALTDAARRLAGAGAGPEEQARVLARAGTAQRRLGQAEEALACFDRALALVPAQTRRRGDQVPRARLLSESVPVLLALGRPEAGLDRAAQALALLQPGEARRAEVAYRVRRTHYRVALAYLTRGRGLPYLQPFSGPERDTPDLAHARALLDELLRRAPGASDREQLLHFDMRLTRSLAEPDPRSALEHLAAALDMTDHPYAETQARALRAEVLLRAGDRGAALRDLGRAHALLRRVRLGLGRPHGAEEADPGLSAQLLALEARVMLAEAPDDAEATLRWLRSALEEDVLRPFRAGVWREAGHALESQPWAEAVLRRLFPNAQELRLPLRITDALVVFARQLEEPAP; translated from the coding sequence GTGGACTGGAAAGCGGCGCTTCGGCACCTGCGCACTTCGCTGCCGCCGGGCGCGGGAGGAAGCGGGGTGCAACGCGGCAGCCTGCGCTGGCTCGAAGCCGAACTCGGGCGGCGTGGGGGCAATCCGGCGGCGCTGCGCAACATCGTCTACCGCGACGTGGGCACCGTGGCCGACAAGGAAAAGCTGGCGGCCATCCTGCGTGACCTTGCCGCCGAGGCCGGGGTCACCGGGCTTGACCTCGCCCCTGACCCCCCGCCCCCCGCGCCGCTGCCTGCGGAGCTTGAACTGCTCGGCCGGGCCAAGAAGCGCGTCTACAAACAGTTTCTCGCCGGAGTGCGGGCCGGGCGCGCGCCAAGGCTGGTCGTGGCGGGCCGGGCGGGAGCGGGCAAGACGGTGCTGCTTGATCACCTCGCCGCCGCGCTGGGGCAAGCCGGCGTCCGGGTGCGGCAGCTCAACCTCAGCGGTGACCTTCTCGCGCCGCTTCCTGCTTCCGCGGCGCGCGACCGCTCCTTTGCGGTGCTGGCCGCGCGGCAGGGCGAGGCACTGAAAAAGGCGCTCGGTGCCCCGGCACCCCCCGGCGCACTGCTCGTGCGGGTGACCGAGGGGCTGCATTTCGCGGGCGACCCGCCTCGGCTCCCCGACGGCACCCCGGTGACCGCGGCGGCCTGGGCGGGTGAGGTGCTGCTGCGCCAGCTTCCTCCTGGAGTGAGCGTTCTGATCGCGCTGGAAGACCCGGCCGGCTGGCCGGCGGGCGCGGGTGAGATCACCGAACTGCGTCCGCCCACCCTCACTGAAGCCCGCGCCTACCTGATGGCGAAGCTCGGGGTCTCGCGCGCCGTGGCCGACGAGCTCGCGCGGGAGACGGGGCGGCACCTCGACCGCCTCGCGCTGCTGGGGGGCGGCGGCGGCGACGCGGCCCGGCTGCTCTCGGATCCGGACGTGCGTCGGCTTGCGCTGGCCCTCGCGGTTCTGATGCTGGGGGAGGGCGCCGCCTGGCCGCGTCCCCAGGCGCTCGGCGCCCGGGGCACGGCCACCCCGGATCCCCCGGTTTTGCCCGGTGGGGCGCTGGCTGCCGCGCTCGGGGAGCCGGTGGCCGCCCTGCGGCTGCACGCCCGCTCGCTGCTGACTGCGGTGGAGGCGGATGAGGGTAGGGCCGAGCGCTGCTGGCGCCCCTCGCCCTCGCTGTGGCTCGCCGCGTCGCGCCTGCCGGCCGGGGAGGTGGAGGGCGCCGCCCGGCGCTTCGTGGGGCGGTGCGGCCCTCACCCGGCTCCTGACGTGCAGCCCCACCTGCTCGCCGCGCTCGTGACGCTGGGAGACTGGGGGGCGCTGGTCCGGCGCATTCAGGACGCGCCCGACGCGGCCCGTTTCCTGCCGCCGCTGTGGCCGCGTGTGCGCGACGGTGCGGGCTCTCCCGAGCGTGAGTGGCTCGCCCGCGCGGTGGTTACCCACCACACCGGGCGCGGCGACTACCACGAGCCGGCGGCCCGCGACGCCCTGTTCACCCTGCTCGGTTCCCCACACGACGCGGTGCGCGCCTGGGCCCGGGTCAAGCTCGCCGAGAGCAGCGTGGATGCTGGAAGCTTCGAAGCCGCGACCGAGCAGCTGGCCCGCGCCGAATTGCCGGAGTTGCTGCGCCGTGAGCCTGGTGAGCCCTGGGCGCTCGCCGCGCAGTCCGACGGGCTGCTGGTCGAGGCGGCCCTCGCGCGCTGGCAGGGCGATATGGACAGCGCGACGCGGGCGGTGAGTGACCCCCGCACCGTGCAATCCGGCCCACGTGCCCGGCTGTGGCGCGGGCTGATCGCCAAGGACGCGGGGGACTGGGCGGCGGCGCTCGAGCATCTCGGCGCGGTGCCGGAGTCGAGCCCGCTGCTCTCGGCGCGGGCCCGTTACCAGGAAGGCGACATGCGGCTGCGTCTCGGGCAACCCCAGGCCGCCCTTACGGCGCTGACCGACGCGGCGCGGCGCCTGGCCGGGGCCGGGGCGGGCCCCGAGGAGCAGGCGCGCGTGCTGGCCCGGGCGGGCACGGCGCAGCGCCGGCTGGGGCAGGCAGAGGAGGCGCTGGCCTGCTTTGACCGGGCGCTTGCGCTTGTTCCCGCACAGACGCGTAGACGCGGGGATCAGGTGCCGCGCGCCCGGCTGCTCTCGGAGAGTGTGCCGGTGCTGCTCGCGCTCGGGCGCCCGGAAGCCGGGCTGGACAGGGCGGCGCAGGCACTCGCGCTGCTCCAGCCGGGTGAAGCGCGCCGCGCCGAGGTCGCCTACCGGGTACGCCGGACCCACTACCGTGTGGCCCTCGCCTACCTCACGCGTGGGCGTGGGCTGCCCTACCTCCAGCCTTTCAGTGGGCCCGAGCGCGATACCCCGGACCTCGCCCACGCCCGCGCCCTGCTCGACGAACTGCTGCGCCGCGCCCCCGGCGCGAGTGACCGCGAGCAACTCCTGCATTTCGACATGCGCCTGACCCGCTCGCTCGCCGAGCCGGACCCCCGCTCCGCCCTGGAACACCTTGCCGCCGCCCTCGACATGACCGACCATCCCTACGCCGAGACCCAGGCCCGGGCATTGCGGGCCGAGGTTCTGCTGCGCGCAGGCGACCGGGGAGCGGCGCTCCGTGACCTGGGCCGCGCCCACGCCCTGCTGCGGCGGGTGCGGCTCGGCCTGGGCAGGCCACACGGAGCTGAGGAAGCCGACCCCGGCCTCAGCGCGCAACTTCTCGCGCTCGAAGCGCGCGTGATGCTCGCCGAGGCCCCGGACGACGCCGAGGCCACCCTGCGTTGGCTGCGCAGCGCCCTCGAGGAAGATGTCCTGCGCCCGTTCCGCGCCGGGGTCTGGCGGGAAGCGGGACACGCCCTGGAAAGCCAGCCCTGGGCCGAGGCTGTATTGCGGCGCCTGTTCCCGAACGCCCAGGAGCTGCGGCTGCCGCTGCGGATCACCGACGCGCTGGTGGTCTTCGCCCGGCAGCTGGAGGAGCCGGCGCCCTAG
- a CDS encoding tetratricopeptide repeat protein, producing MRKTLTLLALTLALPTAGAQSLQSAQDLFDQGKWQEAATAAAALKTSAGYALAAEATTNGAGLVADNQKKATFAKAQDYAKQAIALDRNNADAYFELARAQGRLAQFAGILQSLGLAGDMKKNLDQAIKLRPNMASAYVALGLWNANLDAKGAIARSATGAKRAQVAPNFEKAIALEPNRAIHRIEYANALLLQGNKAAAKAQLEKAVSLPANTFWERQDLAGAQASLNKLK from the coding sequence ATGCGCAAGACCCTGACCCTGCTCGCCCTGACCCTCGCCCTGCCCACTGCCGGCGCCCAGTCGCTTCAGAGCGCCCAGGACCTGTTCGATCAGGGCAAGTGGCAGGAAGCCGCGACCGCCGCCGCCGCGCTCAAGACGAGCGCCGGCTACGCCCTCGCCGCCGAAGCGACCACCAATGGCGCGGGCCTCGTCGCCGACAACCAGAAAAAGGCCACCTTCGCCAAGGCCCAGGACTACGCCAAGCAGGCGATTGCCCTCGACCGCAACAACGCCGACGCCTACTTTGAACTCGCCCGCGCGCAGGGCCGCCTCGCGCAGTTCGCGGGCATCCTGCAAAGCCTGGGCCTCGCCGGCGACATGAAAAAGAACCTCGATCAGGCGATCAAGCTCCGGCCCAACATGGCCTCGGCCTACGTCGCCCTCGGGCTGTGGAACGCCAACCTCGACGCCAAGGGCGCGATTGCCCGCAGCGCCACCGGGGCCAAGCGCGCGCAGGTGGCGCCCAACTTCGAGAAAGCCATCGCGCTCGAACCCAACCGCGCGATCCACCGCATCGAGTACGCCAACGCGCTGCTGCTCCAGGGCAACAAGGCCGCCGCCAAGGCCCAGCTCGAAAAGGCCGTGTCTCTGCCCGCCAACACCTTCTGGGAGCGCCAGGACCTCGCCGGCGCCCAGGCGTCGCTGAACAAGCTGAAATAA